CGCTACGTCGACGCCCACTTCGGCGAACGCCCGCACTCCCGGTTCGTCGCCATCCTCGGCGACGCCGAGCTGGACGAGGGCAACATCTGGGAGGCGGTCGCCGACCCGGCCACCACCGGCCTGGGCAACGTGATGTGGCTGGTCGACTTCAACCGCCAGTCGCTGGACCGGGTCGTCCCGGGCATCCGGATCGACCAGTGGCGTGGCCAGTTCGAGGCCGCCGGCTGGCACGTCGTCGAGGTCAAGTACGGCCGCCGGCTCGCCGCGGCGTACGCCAGGCCGGGCGGCGAGGCGCTGCGCGACTGGATCGACGCGATGCCGAACGAGCAGTACCAGTCGCTGTTCGGGCTGGCCGGGCCGGCCCTGCGCAAGCAGTTCCTCGACGGCGCCCCGGCCGGCGTCGCGGAACTCGTCGCCGGTGTCGCCGACGACGAACTGGGCCCGCTGGTCACCGACCTCGGCGGGCATGACCTGCAGGCCATGCTCGACGCGTACGCCCAGTGCGACGCGGTGACCGACCGGCCCAGTGTGGTCTTCGCGTACACCGTGAAGGGCTGGGGGCTGCCGATCGCGGGCAACCCGCGCAACCACTCGGCGCTGCTCGCCACCGACCAGGTCGACGCGCTGCGCGCCGCGCACGGTCTGCGCCCCGAAACGGAGTGGGACCGCCTCGACCCGGCGAGCCCGGCGGGCATCCGGGCCGGCGAGCGCCGCGAGGCGCTGTCCCGGGCGCCGCGCGCGCGGGCGCTGGGCGTCACCGTCCCGGAGACCACCCGGGTACGCGCGAACAAGCCGATCTCCACCCAGGAGGTCTTCGGTCGGGTGCTGGTCGACCTGGCCCGTGACCCGAGCGTGGGACGGTACCTGGTCACCACGGCACCGGACGTGGCCACCTCGACCAACCTGGCCGGCTTCATCAACAAGACCGGCGTGTTCGCCCCGACCGCGCAGCGCGCCTGGAGCGAAGACCGGATGCTGCGCTGGACCGAGAGCCCGGCCGGGCAGCACATCGAACTGGGCATCTCGGAGATGAACCTGTTCCTGCTGCTCGGGCAGCTGGGCCTGGCCTGGGACCTGTCTGGGCAGCCGCTGCTGCCGGTCGGGACCGTCTACGACCCGTTCGTGCTGCGCGGCCTGGACGCGTTCCTGTACGGCACCTACTCCGGCTCCCGGTTCGTGGTCGCGGGCACCCCGTCTGGTATCACGCTCGCCCCGGAGGGTGGGGCGCACCAGTCCACCATCACCGCCAGCGTCGGGTTGGAGCTGCCCGGGGTCACCTTCCTCGAACCCGCGTACGCGGCCACGCTGGACTGGCTGCTCTGCGACGCGCTCGGCCAGATCGCGCAGGGGACGGCGCCTGCGGCCACCGCCGCACCGACCGAGGACGGCGCGTACTACTTCCGGCTCAGCACGCGCCCGATCGATCAGGGACCACTCGAGGCGGCCCGGGCCCGCCTCGGCGACGCGGTGCTGCGCCGGCAGGTGCTCGCCGGCGCCTACCGCCTCGTCGACGCCCACGCGGCGTACCCGCACCTGGCCGACGCCCCGGTCGTGCAGATCGCCGCGTCCGGCGCGGTCCTGCCCGAGGCGCTCGCCGCCGCCGCCGAACTGGCCGAGGAGGGCGTCGCCGCGCACGTCGTCGACGTCACCAGTTTGGACCGCCTCTACCGGGCCTGGCAGCGCACCCTGCGGCAGGGCGTGCGCACCGCCGCCGTGCCCAGCGTCCCGGGCGCCCTGCGGTCGGCCTTCGCCGACCGGGTGCCGGTGGTGACCGTGCACGACGCCGCCTCGCACGCGATGGCCTGGCTCGGCTCGGCGGTCGGTGCCCCCGCCGTCCCGCTCGGCGTGGACGAGTTCGGCCAGTCGGGCAGTGTCACCGAGCTGTACGAGCTGCACGACCTGCTGCCCGGCAGCATCGTCAACGCCGCGCTCGCCGCCCTGTCGCTGCGCTGACCCACCGACGGCGCCGCGGCGCCCGGTCGTCACCGGCGACGCCGGTTGCGAGTTCGGCGCCGACAAGCTGCGCCGACGGCTCGGATGCGGACGACCGGGTGCCCGTCGGGCCCCGCCCCGCCGCCGGTCGCGCGGAGTCCCGGCTCAGCGGGTCGGGGTGGGGGTGACCGGGGCGGGGACACCGACCTTCGGGTTCTCCACCACGTGCCGCTGGAGGTTCACCTGGGCCTGCCCGGTGCCGCCCACGGTGATGTCGTCGTACGCCGTGAGCAGTTTCTCCTTGTCGAAGTAGAGGACGCTCATCGACAGCGGCGTCGGCTCTTCGCCCTCCAGGCCGCGCAGGCCGGCGCCACCGGTCGAGCCCTGCACCATCAGCAGGGTGGGGGACTGGCCGGGCTCCTGCGGCAGCCGGGACACCTCACGATGGTGGGTGTGCCCCGCGAGCACCAGGGGGGTGGCACCCGCCAGCGGCCCGGCCGACGCGGGGTCGTGCACCAGCGCGATGTCCACCGGCCGGGGCGAGCTGCGGGCCGTGGCGGCGAGTTGGTCGCCGACACCGATGAGCTGGTCAGCGGTCTCCTTGGTGAGGCCGCTGCCGGCCGGTGAGGTGCTCTTGTCGGGGGTGAAGCGCGGGTCCCCGATGCCGGCGATGGTCAGTCCGGCGACGGTGGTGGTCGTGTTGTCGAGCACGATCGTGTTGCGTTGGCGGGCCACCGCCGCAGCCGTCCGCCCCGAGTCGTGGTTGCCCCGGATGAAGACGTACGGCTTCTGGAGGAGCCCGATCGAGCCGACGTAGGACGCCTCCGGCTCACTGCCCCAGTCCGTCATGTCGCCGGTGTCGACCACCACGTCGATGCCGAACTGCTCGACCACCGTACGGATCAGCTGCCAGGCGGCGGGGTTGAGATGCATGTCGGAGATGTGCAGCACGCGGGTGGTGCCGGGTTCCGGGTCGTACACCGGCAACGCCGAGACCGTGGTGTACAACTGGCTGACGTTGCCGACGATGCGCTGGAGCTGCTCGGCGTACCGCGTGTAGTCGTTGGCGATCCGGCGGGCGTCACCGACAATGGCCGGCGCGTTGACCAGTAGCCCCTCGTAGCGTGGTTCCTCGATCGCCTGCGGGCGCAGGGTGGCGGCGGCGGTGCCGAGGCTGCCGGCGGTCACCGCCAGCGCGAGCCCGCCCGCCCATGCCGCCCGACGGGCGTCGCGGAACACCAACAGGGCCAACGCGAGCGTGACCAGTACGGTCGAGGCGACCGTCCGCAGACCGAGCCGCAGCACCCCCGCGCGGATGTCCTCCACCGCGGTCTGGCTCGCCCGGTTGATGCTGGCCGGGTCGTGCAGGAGCGCCTGCGTCCGGCCCTGGTCGAGCGCGCCCAGTTCCACGGTCAGGTGGGTCGGCCCGTCGTGGCTGTCGAGCAGCAGCGCGCCGAGCGGCGGGACGTCGATGGTGGTGCTGCCGGCGAGGGCCGGCGCCATCGTCAGATCCGCCTGGAAAGGCCCGATGTCGGTGCTGACCCGGCCGCCGGCGAGTGCTCCGATCATGATCCCGGCCAGGGTCACGACGAGGATCGCCAGTGTCACACCGACCGCCCGGAGGGCACGCCACCGGGTCGGGCCCCGCCAGCCTGGCCCGCGGAGCGCGAACCGCCGGATGCGGCCGCCCTCCGGGGCCGAGCCGCCCCGCCCCTTCTGCTGCTCGTTCTCCTGTCCGTCCATGCTGAGATTCTGACCTGTCCGTCGGTGGATCTTGCTAAACCTGCGCCCGGGTGTCTCGAGTGTCAGCTTCGTCCGGCTCCGCCCTCAGTGAACACCAGCCGCAGCAACCGGTCGTCGTCCGGTTCGGGGTTGCCGCGCCCGTCGTGGTTGGAGGTGCTCACCCAGAGCGAGCCGTCGGGCGCGGCGGCGACCGCCCGCAGCCGGCCGAAGCGGTTGGTCAGCAGGTCACGGGGCTGGCCGAGTACCGTCCCGGTGGCGGTCAGCTCGACCAGCCAGAGCCGCTGACCCCGCAGGCAGGCCGTGACGAGCACGGCGTCGGCGCGGGCCAGCCCGGAGCACGAGGCGTCCGAGGTGGGCCACTGGACGATCGGATCGACGAATCGGCGATCGTCGGAGCGCCCTTCGACCTGCGGCCACCCGTAGTCGCGTCCCTTGGTGATCTCGTTGATCTCGTCCCAGGTGTTCTGGCCGAACTCGACGGCGTACATCTTCTGGTCGGCGGTCCAGGTGAACCCCTGCACGTTGCGGTGCCCCAGGGACCAGACGGGCGAGTCGGGGAAGGGGTTGTCGGGCGCCGGCTTCCCGTCGGCGGTGATCCGCAGGATCTTGCCGCCGAGGCGCTTGACGTCCTGCGACTGGGTCCGGTCGCCGGCGTCGCCGGTGCTGGCGTAGAGCTGGCCGTCCGGCCCGAAGGCGAGGCCGCCACCGTTGTGGATGCCTGCCTTCGGGATCCCGGTCAGGATCGGCTCGGGCCGCCCGCCCAGCCGCAGCCGCGCGATCCGGTTGTCCCGTTCGGCGGTGTAGTAGATGAAGACCATCCGGTCCTGCTGGTAGGCCGGCGAGACGGCGATACCCAGCAGCCCGCCCTCACCCGCCGCGGCCACCTCGGCGACCGTCTGCACCGTGGTCACCTTCAGGCCGTCGGGCCCGGACGCCGGGCCGACCTGGAGGATGCGGCCGCTGTCCCGTTCGGTGACCAGGGCGCCCCCGTCGGGCAGGAAGGCGATG
The sequence above is a segment of the Micromonospora sp. WMMA1363 genome. Coding sequences within it:
- a CDS encoding transketolase C-terminal domain-containing protein is translated as MNNQPPRPDLDVLDDIQRRVLWLATRVVDAANHDRDTGDGVKVGGHQASSASLVTAMTALWFAHLRAEDRVAVKPHASPVFHAIQYLLGNLDRPYLTRLRARGGLQSYPSRTKDPDEVDFSTGSVGLGAAAPLFAAVTRRYVDAHFGERPHSRFVAILGDAELDEGNIWEAVADPATTGLGNVMWLVDFNRQSLDRVVPGIRIDQWRGQFEAAGWHVVEVKYGRRLAAAYARPGGEALRDWIDAMPNEQYQSLFGLAGPALRKQFLDGAPAGVAELVAGVADDELGPLVTDLGGHDLQAMLDAYAQCDAVTDRPSVVFAYTVKGWGLPIAGNPRNHSALLATDQVDALRAAHGLRPETEWDRLDPASPAGIRAGERREALSRAPRARALGVTVPETTRVRANKPISTQEVFGRVLVDLARDPSVGRYLVTTAPDVATSTNLAGFINKTGVFAPTAQRAWSEDRMLRWTESPAGQHIELGISEMNLFLLLGQLGLAWDLSGQPLLPVGTVYDPFVLRGLDAFLYGTYSGSRFVVAGTPSGITLAPEGGAHQSTITASVGLELPGVTFLEPAYAATLDWLLCDALGQIAQGTAPAATAAPTEDGAYYFRLSTRPIDQGPLEAARARLGDAVLRRQVLAGAYRLVDAHAAYPHLADAPVVQIAASGAVLPEALAAAAELAEEGVAAHVVDVTSLDRLYRAWQRTLRQGVRTAAVPSVPGALRSAFADRVPVVTVHDAASHAMAWLGSAVGAPAVPLGVDEFGQSGSVTELYELHDLLPGSIVNAALAALSLR
- a CDS encoding metallophosphoesterase — translated: MDGQENEQQKGRGGSAPEGGRIRRFALRGPGWRGPTRWRALRAVGVTLAILVVTLAGIMIGALAGGRVSTDIGPFQADLTMAPALAGSTTIDVPPLGALLLDSHDGPTHLTVELGALDQGRTQALLHDPASINRASQTAVEDIRAGVLRLGLRTVASTVLVTLALALLVFRDARRAAWAGGLALAVTAGSLGTAAATLRPQAIEEPRYEGLLVNAPAIVGDARRIANDYTRYAEQLQRIVGNVSQLYTTVSALPVYDPEPGTTRVLHISDMHLNPAAWQLIRTVVEQFGIDVVVDTGDMTDWGSEPEASYVGSIGLLQKPYVFIRGNHDSGRTAAAVARQRNTIVLDNTTTTVAGLTIAGIGDPRFTPDKSTSPAGSGLTKETADQLIGVGDQLAATARSSPRPVDIALVHDPASAGPLAGATPLVLAGHTHHREVSRLPQEPGQSPTLLMVQGSTGGAGLRGLEGEEPTPLSMSVLYFDKEKLLTAYDDITVGGTGQAQVNLQRHVVENPKVGVPAPVTPTPTR
- a CDS encoding PQQ-dependent sugar dehydrogenase; this translates as MSARTSHPRTYRLRAALAASCAALLVTSGCTFGEPESDPAGEPPTFPTPSATADGVGQEVVATVLASGLRVPWGIAFLPDGGALVTERDSGRILQVGPASGPDGLKVTTVQTVAEVAAAGEGGLLGIAVSPAYQQDRMVFIYYTAERDNRIARLRLGGRPEPILTGIPKAGIHNGGGLAFGPDGQLYASTGDAGDRTQSQDVKRLGGKILRITADGKPAPDNPFPDSPVWSLGHRNVQGFTWTADQKMYAVEFGQNTWDEINEITKGRDYGWPQVEGRSDDRRFVDPIVQWPTSDASCSGLARADAVLVTACLRGQRLWLVELTATGTVLGQPRDLLTNRFGRLRAVAAAPDGSLWVSTSNHDGRGNPEPDDDRLLRLVFTEGGAGRS